A stretch of the Lactuca sativa cultivar Salinas chromosome 9, Lsat_Salinas_v11, whole genome shotgun sequence genome encodes the following:
- the LOC111921208 gene encoding origin of replication complex subunit 3 isoform X1, translating into MAPSVTDDLSLPHISDNDLKPFFVLHKASPRQHPAKKSAGKARRSVKVNLSASLDNNHEAELLDDQSHENLRMKNFHNAWMTIESTIKECMHNMNADVFNEIDSWVHKSFDSICSNGRPDTNKATCSYPIVTDVTAKQLYTALVVMNNMEFVDDLQTFADLGVHLNSHDCHVANLSSVDFSPKTGVGGCLRSLSRQILKGSIDSADISILASWYMEKENFKHPVVVIIEDMDRCSEPVLSDFILMLSEWVIKIPVILIMGVATMLDASKSILSSKTIQHLSLFKFILGSPADRLDAIIEAVLVKPCTGFLLGHKVAGFIRNCFLRQDGTLTSLIRAVKMAIVQHYLMEPISFTMKGLLDEHTSLADSWPNQALELPSCERRLSETKSEFCLGGPSKMKEVLDLWSCVVLCLHEVGKNHKTTLLDLYYEALDPKLCNMRDSDYLESKPDHQRSSWNHNMNGESVKIHKGDLIGHTIRQIRDLSPVALFKLLEKWNKITDGVNEIHEKVKELQSQEKLENNNLKETAIRSRRQAIRNVGNFDKCTTALNKKAAVVMSHMARDYMQPIESIPFHDIVCFTDVDKLQAGLLGDPRKRIQLDLLGAHTFIKCSCCSTKSGSSPISTMHDTTLMYSLAQEYGDVINLHDWYQSFRGIVGQQTVKDRNRSKVSPSPKKRKTAIEPQKKITEASIQARFCRAVTELQITGLLRMPSKRRPDYVQRVAFGL; encoded by the exons ATGGCACCGTCGGTAACGGATGATTTGTCGCTCCCCCATATTTCCGATAACGATCTCAAG CCATTTTTTGTGCTCCACAAAGCTTCTCCTCGTCAACATCCTGCTAAAAAATCAGCAGGAAAGGCTCGTAGATCCGTTAAGGTTAACTTGTCTGCATCATTGGATAATAATCATGAAGCTGAACTTCTCGATGATCAGTCGCACGAGAACTTGAGGATGAAAAACTTCCACAACGCTTGGATGACAATTGAATCAACCATTAAG GAATGTATGCACAACATGAATGCTGATGTATTCAATGAGATAGATAGCTGGGTCCACAAATCCTTTGATTCAATTTGTTCAAATGGGAGGCCCGATACCAACAAAGCCACTTGTTCATACCCCATTGTAACCGATGTTACAGCTAAACAACTTTATACTGCCCTAGTAGTAATGA ACAACATGGAATTTGTTGATGATCTTCAGACATTTGCGGATCTAGGTGTACATTTGAACTCCCATGATTGCCATGTGGCTAACCTCTCATCAGTTGACTTTTCACCCAAGACTGGTGTAGGTGGTTGTTTGAGAAGCTTATCAAGGCAGATTTTGAAGGGTAGCATTGAT TCAGCCGATATATCTATATTAGCATCTTGGTATATGGAGAAAGAGAATTTTAAGCACCCAGTGGTTGTTATTATCGAAGACATGGATAGATGCAGTGAGCCTGTACTTTCTGATTTCATACTCATGTTAAG TGAATGGGTGATTAAGATCCCAGTGATTTTAATCATGGGAGTTGCAACAATGCTTGATGCTTCAAAAAGCATACTTTCTTCCAAGACAATTCAACACCTGTCTCTTTTCAAGTTCATTTTGGGATCTCCAGCTGACCGATTGGATGCAATCATTGAAGCAGTCCTTGTAAAACCTTGCACTGGTTTCTTACTCGGTCATAAGGTTGCAGGTTTCATAAGAAATTGCTTCTTGAGACAAGATGGAACATTGACTTCTTTGATTAGAGCTGTAAAG ATGGCAATTGTCCAGCATTATCTTATGGAGCCTATAAGCTTCACAATGAAAGGATTACTTGATGAACATACTTCATTGGCAGATTCATGGCCTAATCAAGCTCTTGAACTTCCATCTTGTGAGAG GAGACTTTCTGAAACAAAAAGTGAATTTTGTTTGGGAGGACCATCAAAAATGAAGGAAGTGCTGGATTTGTGGAGCTGTGTGGTTTTG TGTTTGCATGAAGTGGGAAAGAATCATAAAACCACACTGTTGGATTTGTATTATGAAGCATTGGATCCAAAGCTTTGCAACATGAGAGATTCTGATTACTTGGAGTCAAAACCTGATCATCAAAGGTCTTCATGGAATCACAATATGAATGGAGAATCAGTTAAAATTCATAAAGGTGATTTAATTGGCCACACAATCCGCCAAATAAG GGACCTCTCACCAGTTGCCTTGTTTAAGTTGCTTGAGAAATGGAATAAAATTACAGATGGTGTTAATGAG ATCCATGAGAAAGTAAAGGAGCTTCAGTCACAAGAGAAGTTAGAGAATAATAATTTGAAAGAAACAGCAATAAGATCCAG GAGACAAGCAATTCGAAATGTTGGAAATTTTGATAAGTGTACAACCGCATTAAACAAGAAAGCTGCTGTAGTTATGAGTCACATGGCAAG GGATTATATGCAGCCAATTGAGTCGATTCCTTTTCATGACATCGTCTGCTTTACAGATGTCGACAAATTACAGGCT GGTTTATTAGGAGACCCTAGAAAAAGAATCCAACTTGATCTACTTGGGGCCCACACCTTCATCAAGTGTAGCTGCTGCAGCACCAAAAGTGGGAGTTCCCCAATATCAACAATGCATGACACAACACTAAT GTATAGTTTGGCTCAAGAGTATGGTGATGTTATAAATCTGCATGATTGGTATCAATCTTTTAGAGGAATAGTTGGTCAACAAACGGTCAAAGACCGAAACAGGTCAAAGGTTTCACCATCGCCTAAGAAAAGAAAAACTGCTATTGAACCTCAGAAGAAAATAACAGAAGCATCAATTCA AGCACGATTTTGCAGGGCAGTAACGGAACTTCAGATTACAGGACTGCTACGGATGCCTAGCAAGAGGCGGCCTGATTATGTGCAGAGGGTGGCCTTTGGACTCTAA
- the LOC111921208 gene encoding origin of replication complex subunit 3 isoform X2, producing the protein MAPSVTDDLSLPHISDNDLKPFFVLHKASPRQHPAKKSAGKARRSVKVNLSASLDNNHEAELLDDQSHENLRMKNFHNAWMTIESTIKECMHNMNADVFNEIDSWVHKSFDSICSNGRPDTNKATCSYPIVTDVTAKQLYTALVVMNNMEFVDDLQTFADLGVHLNSHDCHVANLSSVDFSPKTGVGGCLRSLSRQILKGSIDSADISILASWYMEKENFKHPVVVIIEDMDRCSEPVLSDFILMLSEWVIKIPVILIMGVATMLDASKSILSSKTIQHLSLFKFILGSPADRLDAIIEAVLVKPCTGFLLGHKVAGFIRNCFLRQDGTLTSLIRAVKMAIVQHYLMEPISFTMKGLLDEHTSLADSWPNQALELPSCERLSETKSEFCLGGPSKMKEVLDLWSCVVLCLHEVGKNHKTTLLDLYYEALDPKLCNMRDSDYLESKPDHQRSSWNHNMNGESVKIHKGDLIGHTIRQIRDLSPVALFKLLEKWNKITDGVNEIHEKVKELQSQEKLENNNLKETAIRSRRQAIRNVGNFDKCTTALNKKAAVVMSHMARDYMQPIESIPFHDIVCFTDVDKLQAGLLGDPRKRIQLDLLGAHTFIKCSCCSTKSGSSPISTMHDTTLMYSLAQEYGDVINLHDWYQSFRGIVGQQTVKDRNRSKVSPSPKKRKTAIEPQKKITEASIQARFCRAVTELQITGLLRMPSKRRPDYVQRVAFGL; encoded by the exons ATGGCACCGTCGGTAACGGATGATTTGTCGCTCCCCCATATTTCCGATAACGATCTCAAG CCATTTTTTGTGCTCCACAAAGCTTCTCCTCGTCAACATCCTGCTAAAAAATCAGCAGGAAAGGCTCGTAGATCCGTTAAGGTTAACTTGTCTGCATCATTGGATAATAATCATGAAGCTGAACTTCTCGATGATCAGTCGCACGAGAACTTGAGGATGAAAAACTTCCACAACGCTTGGATGACAATTGAATCAACCATTAAG GAATGTATGCACAACATGAATGCTGATGTATTCAATGAGATAGATAGCTGGGTCCACAAATCCTTTGATTCAATTTGTTCAAATGGGAGGCCCGATACCAACAAAGCCACTTGTTCATACCCCATTGTAACCGATGTTACAGCTAAACAACTTTATACTGCCCTAGTAGTAATGA ACAACATGGAATTTGTTGATGATCTTCAGACATTTGCGGATCTAGGTGTACATTTGAACTCCCATGATTGCCATGTGGCTAACCTCTCATCAGTTGACTTTTCACCCAAGACTGGTGTAGGTGGTTGTTTGAGAAGCTTATCAAGGCAGATTTTGAAGGGTAGCATTGAT TCAGCCGATATATCTATATTAGCATCTTGGTATATGGAGAAAGAGAATTTTAAGCACCCAGTGGTTGTTATTATCGAAGACATGGATAGATGCAGTGAGCCTGTACTTTCTGATTTCATACTCATGTTAAG TGAATGGGTGATTAAGATCCCAGTGATTTTAATCATGGGAGTTGCAACAATGCTTGATGCTTCAAAAAGCATACTTTCTTCCAAGACAATTCAACACCTGTCTCTTTTCAAGTTCATTTTGGGATCTCCAGCTGACCGATTGGATGCAATCATTGAAGCAGTCCTTGTAAAACCTTGCACTGGTTTCTTACTCGGTCATAAGGTTGCAGGTTTCATAAGAAATTGCTTCTTGAGACAAGATGGAACATTGACTTCTTTGATTAGAGCTGTAAAG ATGGCAATTGTCCAGCATTATCTTATGGAGCCTATAAGCTTCACAATGAAAGGATTACTTGATGAACATACTTCATTGGCAGATTCATGGCCTAATCAAGCTCTTGAACTTCCATCTTGTGAGAG ACTTTCTGAAACAAAAAGTGAATTTTGTTTGGGAGGACCATCAAAAATGAAGGAAGTGCTGGATTTGTGGAGCTGTGTGGTTTTG TGTTTGCATGAAGTGGGAAAGAATCATAAAACCACACTGTTGGATTTGTATTATGAAGCATTGGATCCAAAGCTTTGCAACATGAGAGATTCTGATTACTTGGAGTCAAAACCTGATCATCAAAGGTCTTCATGGAATCACAATATGAATGGAGAATCAGTTAAAATTCATAAAGGTGATTTAATTGGCCACACAATCCGCCAAATAAG GGACCTCTCACCAGTTGCCTTGTTTAAGTTGCTTGAGAAATGGAATAAAATTACAGATGGTGTTAATGAG ATCCATGAGAAAGTAAAGGAGCTTCAGTCACAAGAGAAGTTAGAGAATAATAATTTGAAAGAAACAGCAATAAGATCCAG GAGACAAGCAATTCGAAATGTTGGAAATTTTGATAAGTGTACAACCGCATTAAACAAGAAAGCTGCTGTAGTTATGAGTCACATGGCAAG GGATTATATGCAGCCAATTGAGTCGATTCCTTTTCATGACATCGTCTGCTTTACAGATGTCGACAAATTACAGGCT GGTTTATTAGGAGACCCTAGAAAAAGAATCCAACTTGATCTACTTGGGGCCCACACCTTCATCAAGTGTAGCTGCTGCAGCACCAAAAGTGGGAGTTCCCCAATATCAACAATGCATGACACAACACTAAT GTATAGTTTGGCTCAAGAGTATGGTGATGTTATAAATCTGCATGATTGGTATCAATCTTTTAGAGGAATAGTTGGTCAACAAACGGTCAAAGACCGAAACAGGTCAAAGGTTTCACCATCGCCTAAGAAAAGAAAAACTGCTATTGAACCTCAGAAGAAAATAACAGAAGCATCAATTCA AGCACGATTTTGCAGGGCAGTAACGGAACTTCAGATTACAGGACTGCTACGGATGCCTAGCAAGAGGCGGCCTGATTATGTGCAGAGGGTGGCCTTTGGACTCTAA
- the LOC111921207 gene encoding uncharacterized protein LOC111921207 yields the protein MASSASMKGFYKQTKKNAGISKPPPNKSKPKSKNVASFGAKSAQPPALVAHGSFDLKESDDGREEVLRQFDMNMAYGPCVGMKRMDRWKRAAMLGLNPPEDVRSLLTSATNGNEGCGDSLWDGRV from the exons ATGGCGTCCTCTGCAAGCATGAAGGGATTTTACAAGCAGACGAAGAAGAATGCAGGGATCAGCAAACCTCCACCTAACAAATCGAAGCCTAAGTCGAAAAATGTTGCGAGTTTCGGAGCAAAGAGTGCACAACCTCCTGCTCTCGTCGCCCATGGCTCTTTTGATCTCAAAG AGAGTGATGATGGAAGGGAAGAGGTGTTGAGGCAGTTTGACATGAACATGGCGTATGGGCCATGTGTTGGGATGAAGAGAATGGATCGTTGGAAGAGAGCTGCTATGCTGGGGTTGAACCCTCCTGAAGATGTCCGCAGTCTCTTGACATCTGCTACCAATGGCAATGAGGGTTGTGGTGACTCCTTGTGGGATGGTCGTGTTTGA